A genomic window from Salvia splendens isolate huo1 chromosome 11, SspV2, whole genome shotgun sequence includes:
- the LOC121753802 gene encoding small ubiquitin-related modifier 2-like → MSTPGQEEDKKPGGDQAGHINLKVKGQDGNEVFFRIKRSTQLKKLMNAYCDRQSVEFSSIAFLFDGRRLRAEQTPDELEMEDGDEIDAMLHQTGGAFA, encoded by the exons ATGTCGACTCCCGGTCAAGAGGAAGACAAGAAGCCTGGTGGTGATCAAGCCGGACACATCAACCTCAAAGTCAAAGGCCAG GATGGGAATGAGGTATTTTTCAGAATCAAACGAAGCACGCAGCTGAAGAAGCTTATGAATGCTTATTGTGACCGGCAATCAGTGGAGTTTAGCTCCATTGCCTTTCTGTTTGATGGGCGTCGCCTCCGGGCCGAGCAGACTCCGGATGAG CTGGAGATGGAGGATGGTGATGAGATAGATGCTATGTTACACCAGACTGGAGGTGCATTTGCTTAG